The Rattus rattus isolate New Zealand chromosome X, Rrattus_CSIRO_v1, whole genome shotgun sequence genome has a window encoding:
- the LOC116889384 gene encoding melanoma-associated antigen B4-like, with protein MPRGNKSKSRSRAKRQQIRGERPNLQGARPTVEEKAASPALVQGDAPSSPDTGTAREAASHSAPELNVSHSARGVGAEGSFADVDERRTNVSTIADAIQSARRDPLTRKATKLLHYLLEKYQKDEQPVEAEMLKLISRKYKGHFPRILEKATYQLELVYGLELKVDNPTTCSYALVSKLPIRPGANMGGRRELPKTGLILTLLGMIFMKDNHATEEEVWQFLHMQGIYPGRRHLIFGEPRNFITKELVDQNYVEYRQVPGSDPPTYEFLWGPRAHEEHTSRKVMEILTKIKNAIPTYYPRQYEEALSNQDERAVRRDEAVVFHAARFPSHAQPSSSSHI; from the coding sequence ATGCCTAGAGGCAATAAGAGCAAGAGCCGCTCCCGGGCCAAAAGGCAGCAGATTCGGGGAGAGAGGCCTAATCTCCAGGGTGCTCGGCCCACTGTGGAGGAGAAAGCAGCATCTCCTGCTCTTGTCCAGGGAGATGCCCCCAGCTCCCCTGATACAGGCACTGCTCGGGAGGCTGCATCCCATAGCGCTCCTGAGTTAAATGTGTCCCATTCTGCCCGTGGGGTTGGTGCTGAGGGTTCTTTTGCAGATGTGGATGAGAGGCGTACAAATGTCTCCACTATAGCAGATGCCATCCAGTCTGCACGCAGAGATCCTCTGACCAGAAAGGCCACCAAGCTACTTCACTATCTGCTGGAGAAGTACCAGAAGGATGAGCAACCTGTGGAGGCAGAGATGCTGAAGCTGATCAGCAGGAAGTACAAGGGTCACTTCCCACGGATCCTGGAGAAAGCCACCTATCAGCTGGAACTGGTCTATGGTCTAGAGTTGAAGGTTGACAACCCTACCACTTGCTCCTATGCCCTTGTTAGCAAGTTACCCATCCGCCCTGGGGCAAATATGGGTGGCAGGAGAGAATTGCCCAAGACCGGTCTCATCCTCACCCTCCTGGGTATGATCTTCATGAAGGACAACCACGCCACTGAGGAAGAGGTCTGGCAGTTTCTCCACATGCAGGGCATATATCCTGGGAGGAGGCACTTAATCTTTGGGGAGCCCCGGAATTTCATCACCAAAGAGCTAGTTGACCAAAATTATGTGGAGTACCGCCAGGTTCCTGGCAGTGATCCCCCAACCTATGAGTTCCTCTGGGGTCCCAGAGCCCATGAGGAACACACTTCCAGGAAAGTCATGGAAATTTTAACTAAGATTAAGAATGCAATTCCTACTTATTATCCTAGGCAGTATGAGGAGGCTCTCAGTAACCAGGATGAGAGAGCAGTCAGGAGAGATGAGGCTGTTGTTTTCCATGCTGCCAGGTTTCCCTCCCATGCCCAACCTAGCAGCTCCTCCCACATTTAG